The proteins below are encoded in one region of Oncorhynchus tshawytscha isolate Ot180627B linkage group LG04, Otsh_v2.0, whole genome shotgun sequence:
- the LOC112247153 gene encoding uncharacterized protein LOC112247153 isoform X4 — MRQTSYGESSQENPAKCDRESEASEEEQLYEEAKILGGWCMARMETFIKHWQIMDMPELNDCCEEHMSFTYVCKACFCSATSNKYKYCTYAEDETEDWPKDGSYVNILLYGRITARSVTEDSQYLKSRYWLKMEDGQEVSYGMIQRIDGLMLGVCYDGGIMRRGTKRKECSDAGEGVTRDEKNLPTPSSNGDHNTGHSRDLMEPWTAPAETGQRAEAEEIPIIDFSQLTLDIPPMPPPVVETTSWYD, encoded by the coding sequence GAATCAGAAGCTTCAGAGGAAGAACAGTTGTATGAGGAAGCAAAGATCCTAGGAGGATGGTGTATGGCTAGAATGGAGACATTCATTAAACATTGGCAAATAATGGATATGCCTGAACTGAATGACTGTTGCGAGGAGCATATGTCTTTTACATACGTTTGTAAAGCTTGCTTTTGTAGTGCAACAAGTAATAAGTATAAGTACTGTACATATGCAGAAGATGAAACAGAGGACTGGCCCAAAGATGGGTCATATGTAAACATTCTATTGTACGGCAGAATAACTGCTAGATCCGTAACGGAGGACAGTCAGTACCTCAAGAGTAGGTATTGGTTGAAGATGGAAGACGGGCAGGAGGTTAGCTATGGCATGATACAGAGAATAGATGGGCTAATGTTAGGGGTATGCTATGATGGGGGAATAATGAGGCGAGGAACTAAGAGAAAGGAGTGTTCAGATGCTGGAGAGGGTGTGACAAGAGATGAAAAGAATCTGCCCACTCCATCAAGCAATGGGGACCACAACACAGGACATTCACGGGACCTCATGGAACCATGGACCGCACCTGCAGAAACTGGACAACGGGCGGAAGCAGAGGAGATACCTATCATAGACTTCTCCCAGCTGACGCTTGACATACCTCCTATGCCACCTCCAGTGGTAGAAACAACCAGCTGGTATGATTGA
- the LOC112247168 gene encoding arrestin domain-containing protein 3 → MLATIKNISVTYDGMGKTFSSGDFISGRITLELGKDCKIDYLSIKAKGKSEVRWTEHHNKTTVTYHSKDKMFSIEQFIIREQKGQDCNVVAPGTHVYPFTFQIPQHAMPSSFKGAWGKILYTLEAKLSRSMRISSKARAEFPFVSKADLGSIPELMIPQHGTKDKKMKLFTSGKVGMDIHIERMGYYLGEDIKVVASIENSSSREIKPKYTLYQKDSFFARGKRRVSTKDILKELGEPIPPSGKLKVTKVLKIPQHIVPSIFTCSNIKCEYRLKIVLDVPYARDPEIKLPLVILPATQTPGLQPPPYSDFGFDSFGNANQPGWNSTPQFPGAYPPTAPGAYPPTAPGAYPPTAPGAYPPTAPGAYPPTAPGAYPPTAPGAYPPMAPGAYPPMAPGALAPPPAYGTYPSLSDFGGKS, encoded by the exons ATGTTGGCTACCATAAAGAACATTTCCGTAACCTACGACGGTATGGGCAAAACCTTTAGCAGCGGCGACTTCATTTCGGGGCGAATAACGTTGGAATTAGGAAAAGATTGCAAAATAGATTATCTTTCCATAAAAGCAAAGGGAAAGTCAGAAGTCCGTTGGACAGAACATCATAATAAGACAACTGTAACTTACCATTCCAAGGACAAGATGTTCAGCATTGAACAATTTATCATTCGAGAACAAAAAGGCCAAG attgtaatgtcgTAGCTCCTGGAACTCACGTTTACCCATTCACATTTCAGATCCCTCAACA TGCAATGCCATCATCCTTTAAAGGCGCCTGGGGGAAAATCCTGTATACGTTAGAGGCCAAGTTGAGCAGATCAATGAGGATATCCAGCAAAGCCAGGGCTGAGTTCCCCTTTGTCTCCAAGGCAGACCTGGGCAGCATCCCTGAGctgatg ATACCTCAGCATGGAACCAAGGATAAAAAGATGAAGTTATTCACCTCAGGAAAAGTGGGAATGGACATTCACATAGAGAGAATGGGCTACTACTTAG GTGAAGACATAAAGGTTGTGGCGTCCATTGAGAATAGCTCCTCTCGTGAGATCAAGCCCAAGTACACCCTGTACCAGAAGGACAGCTTCTTTgcgaggggaaagaggagggtgtCCACCAAAGACATCCTGAAAGAGCTGGGAGAGCCCATCCCGCCATCTGGGAAACTGAAAGTCACTAAAGTCCTTAAAATCCCACAACACATTGTTCCATCCATCTTCACCTGCAGTAATATTAAATGCGAGTACAGGCTgaag ATCGTCCTGGATGTTCCCTATGCCAGAGACCCAGAAATCAAATTGCCACTGGTCATCCTCCCTGCAACTCAAACGCCTGGACTGCAGCCGCCACCTTACTCTGACTTTGGTTTTGACTCGTTCGGGAATGCTAACCAACCTGGATGGAACAGCACACCACAATTTCCGGGAGCCTATCCACCAACGGCCCCAGGAGCCTATCCACCAACGGCCCCAGGAGCCTATCCACCAACGGCCCCAGGAGCCTATCCACCAACGGCCCCAGGAGCCTATCCACCAACGGCCCCAGGAGCCTATCCACCAACGGCCCCAGGAGCCTATCCACCAATGGCCCCAGGAGCCTATCCACCAATGGCCCCAGGAGCTTTAGCGCCTCCCCCAGCCTACGGAACGTACCCATCCCTGTCTGATTTTGGTGGTAAATCCTAG